Genomic segment of Candidatus Kaelpia aquatica:
GAGAGTCTTTCTATTCATCTGCCTACCACCAATATCTCCGGGAGTATTATCTATTATTAATACATTTGCTCCATCTTCATTAGATAAGGCAACAGCTGCATCTTTTAAAGCACCTTTATTGGCAACAACTATCCTATTTTGGAATCTATCACGTGTACGACTAAATAAATCGACTACCTCTTTTGTCCCACCACTCCTTGACATCTCAAATACAATGGTATTTTCATTTGTAGCCCCATTAGGAATAATATCTAATTGACCAGGATTATTAACAACTATCCATTTAAAGTCTACGCCTTGAGAAACAAAATAAGCATTTACTGCCTCAGAGAGTTGGTGAGAGTACATCTCATTAGCTCCAATACCAAAAGAAAGAACATACTTTATCTTCATTAGATCTAACTTTGAAAGAAAATCATATACTGTATTAACTATATCAGATAAATCAGGACTAGCTTGAGTTCTTATATCAGAGAGCCCTAGGAAACGTCCCACAAAAGCACCCATATCATCTCTAAATACAAAAGGAACCGTTGATGCTAATCTGGATTTTAAACTAAGAAAGTCTGAAATGGGCTGACCTTGATTACCATTAATACCGCCTTCACTAACATAACCATCAGAAGCAACAGCTACATCTAGTTCCTGAGAATCAAATTCTGAAGGATTAATATCCTTAGCTGTCCTTACTCTATAATCAGCAGCAATCGTACTAAAGAAACCAATCCCATCTAATATAGACAAAACTTGCTCTACATCTTGATTAGATACTTTAGACAGTTCGCTTACAAAAGCAACTGGATCTGTTGAAGTTTTAACTATCTGCACTACTCTAGGTGTATCTTTAATGCCTAGCATATCCATTATATATTTAACTTCAACTGCTAAGCTCTCCGAGTTGATACTAGGGATCTCTTTAGATCTTCTTAAAGACATTGATTCTCCTTTCAAATAACAGTTTACAGCTATTGACCTTGTTTCAGATAAAATACCACAAACCAGCAATAATAAGAAAGTTAAAATTAGACCCCTCTTAAGAAGACCTACCATTATATCCCCCTTATTAACATTAAAACTTATTATGGATTCATCAATGCAAGCTGCTGGACAACATAACCTTTTATAGCATTTAATATGCTTGTAACATCGCCTTTGGTATCAACATATATCCTCATTATCGGCTCTGTACCAGACTCTCTAAAAAGTATAGTGCTACCATCTTCTAATGATATCATTACTCCATCTTTTACACCGAGAATTCCATCTTGAACACCAACAACCTTAAACTCACCTAACATCTCTGGTGGGTTGTTAGCTATACCTCTAACTATCTGTCCACGCTGACTCATACCTTCAGGGCCTTCAAATCTACTATTATCTACCGCATCATCAATCTCTCCATACTTTGCTCTTATATTCTCTAACTGCTTAAGAACTACAGAACCTTCCTCCGGAACTGCTACAACAAGCCTGTCGCCATCAGCATCATTAGCGAGAATTGCAAAGGCATCACTACCTGGATTAAGTTGACTATTCCAATACGCTATAGCCTCAGCAAATAAAGCAGCTGTCAAGGTTCCATCTTTCTCTAGAGAATGTGCAAGGAGTGCCCCCCCGTCACTCTCTTCAAATCCAGCTATTATTGAAGGGTCGCTCTCGGCTAAACCTCCAATCCATTTAAACCCAACTGGCGTCACTATAACCTCTATATCTGTACCATTTTCTTTATTAAATCCTTCTACCACAGCATCTATTAAGCTAGTTGTAGCCCATGATCTGACTATCTTCTTGCCATTTAAATCAACACCCTCTTCTAGCATGCGATTTAATAGATATTCAACTGTTAAAACCCAGGTCTCATTACCTGTCAACTGTCTCCATTCAACATCTTCTCCAATAATGCTGTTTGCCATCTCTATTGCTGGATCAAAAGCACCCTCAACCGTTGGATTTGGTGCAGAAAGACCTGTGAATTTAGGATCTAAATTGCCACGCACTACTACAACATCAAAGCCTAAAGTCCTCAATGCATCAGGAGTAGTATCTCTAGCTGTTCCATTCAAAGGAAGAGCTATACATTCGACGCTATCTCGGTCTTCATCAGTTAACCTGTTATCACGAACTAGCCCAGTAACGCTAGCCATATACTCTTCATTCTCAGCCTCTCCTAGCCCTGTAATTAAACCCCGCTCCTGAGCTTGAGCATAATCCATTGTTTTAACAGAAGATAATTCTATATTAGGAAAATTATCTGATATCGCTTGGCCATCTTCTGGTAATAACTGACCACCATAGGCAGCGCTTAACTTAATGCCGTTATTACCAACCGGGTTATGGCTTGCTGTAATCATCATCCCGCCTAAACCATTAAGCGTTGGAACTATATGAGCGAACCAACCAATAGGTCTATCTTCAGTTGCAATCGCAACACTAATTCCATTGGCAGCTAAAATACTGACTGCTTCTTGAGCAAATTCCATAGAACCTTCCCTTGTATCATAAGAGATAATATATGGTCGAGACTCTAAGTCTTCTGCACTGAAATTATTCTTTAAGTCATCTGCAACAGCCTGAGCAACACGTCTAAGGGCATAGATATTTATCCTGTTGGTTCCTACACCCATCTTTCCTCTCATACCAGCCGTTCCAAATTTAACATTGGTATAGAATGCGTCTCTCAACTCTTCCCAATTGCCACTATCGACAAGCGCTTTAATCTCTTGCCAAGAATCCCCGTATTCAGAACCCATCCATTTTAAAATATTGTTATAAGTATTTAGGCCTCTTGGATCAAGACTACTATTAAGATTCCCTTCATGCACAGCGCGAGTTAAAGATTCACCCAACCGCTCTATCTCAGCACCCCTTTTTACTCTTCTGGAAATAAAGCCTGGTGAATCATTAACAATATAGTAATTAAAATTTTCGGAAATAATCGTAATACTGATAACAATACAGGACGATAAGAAAATGTCCCTGAAAACACTACTTACTTTAGTCATATTTAATCCCCCTATCTTTGATTATATGCCTACTGTATTTATACCATATTAAACCATGCAATATCAAGAAACTGCATATATTAATTATGTTACACTATCAATGTGAATATGGATTAATAACGATTTAAATTAAAAAACATAATATTGGATTATAGGTTACTCTCAATGGCTACCTTTCTGGAATCAGGCTTTTAAGAATTTTGAGCCGATTAGAAACTTATTCTTCCATTGCTATCTATGTTAAGACTTATATTATCCAGAATCAACCTATTATCTGCTGCAATAAGGCTTGAAATCTGAGATATAGCCTCTTCGCTAGATAAATCAAAGACACCTTCAAATGCACTTATAATTTCAACTCTACCTCTAATATCAGCTGCCGGCATCCTTACTCTTCCCTGAACAATAAAAGAACTTGCTTCAGAAAGATCGACAGATGAGAAATGATCCATAAGAACGCTTAGGTCTTCATACCCAGAGTCAGAGAGTGATATTTGAGGCAATGGCCTACTGGGATCTTCTTTTATCAACCCATGGCTTTCACTATCAACGCTAAAAACACCTCTCTCCGGCTGCAAGAACCAGACATCTACTGCCGCTTTTACTGGGGTGAAGAAATCGGTCCTTGCTTCTTCTTCAACATTTAATATGGAAACCAATCTGGTTATTCCATGTTTTTCCATCAACGCTCTTACTTCCTGGTTATCTGTAGTTGCAAGATACTTTCCAAAATTTAAAACAACAGAACCTATCGCTCCTTCTAACTGAATAAACTCCTTACCATCTTGAGATTTTGTATTTTGAATAAGAGTCGGGAATACCACACGATTAAACTCATCATCTCCCAAAACACCTTTTAGCTCTTTTAAGAAAGGTGATAACAAACCTACATTAAATAAAAACATATTAGTATTAAAATATTGGGCTCCAAGCTCTCCTTCAGTAAGACCCATAGCTTGGAATTGTTCTCCCTGCTCAACTTTATCTGCCTGTTTAATTTCTAAAAGATCAGTATAAGTTCTACCATCTGGAAGAGTTACAATTCCTATGATTCCACCCTTAGTGTCAAGGCTTGTCCTTGTTGTTGAAATCATTGCAATGGGTATATTCTCCTCAACCATCCACCCAATCATAGCCTGATCAGGACTATTATTAAGTCCATCATTATTGTATATTGCAGCTACAGCCTGATCTTGACCTTCCCAATTAAGTATATTCTGTAATATCCATAAACCCCAATGTCCATGACCACCAGGAGCACGCCTCTCCATAGAGAGTACACCTGTTGTGGTATCTACGGTGGGGAATAATTGCTGAACAGCTACTTCAAGATCCATTCCTAATTCATTAAATATATCACGATATGTCCTCTTACTATCTTGAGCTATAGAATCATCTACACG
This window contains:
- a CDS encoding UTP--glucose-1-phosphate uridylyltransferase; the encoded protein is MLGNRKAWLCLTVLLLLSSSFNISLSVSENYSSLRRSRGFAARQFVQSMPASDQFYFMGLLSQYESSSDSGEEVVLRIGDTFVPSAMLTQEQRVSLMGVVDYAVLQSRYGDSSCGDIVLWLAPMDGGIGSSLQRLDYLKQISGREELGAKSIDIFFPIEINDQTIMVSVAEIKLLNAIRWVKEDRIGEVGYFELVSTESEESISALMDSTYLLDRVDDSIAQDSKRTYRDIFNELGMDLEVAVQQLFPTVDTTTGVLSMERRAPGGHGHWGLWILQNILNWEGQDQAVAAIYNNDGLNNSPDQAMIGWMVEENIPIAMISTTRTSLDTKGGIIGIVTLPDGRTYTDLLEIKQADKVEQGEQFQAMGLTEGELGAQYFNTNMFLFNVGLLSPFLKELKGVLGDDEFNRVVFPTLIQNTKSQDGKEFIQLEGAIGSVVLNFGKYLATTDNQEVRALMEKHGITRLVSILNVEEEARTDFFTPVKAAVDVWFLQPERGVFSVDSESHGLIKEDPSRPLPQISLSDSGYEDLSVLMDHFSSVDLSEASSFIVQGRVRMPAADIRGRVEIISAFEGVFDLSSEEAISQISSLIAADNRLILDNISLNIDSNGRISF